In one window of Haloimpatiens sp. FM7315 DNA:
- a CDS encoding RNA polymerase sigma factor, whose product MEDSEIIDLYLNRNEDAINETNMKYGRQIYSIALNILQNSSDAEECENDTYMKSWNSIPPHNPKNYLFAFLARITRHLSLDFCKYKNRQKEKLC is encoded by the coding sequence ATGGAAGACAGTGAAATTATTGATTTATATTTAAATAGAAATGAAGATGCTATAAATGAAACAAATATGAAATATGGAAGACAAATTTATTCTATTGCTTTAAACATCCTTCAAAATTCATCAGATGCAGAAGAATGTGAAAATGATACATACATGAAATCTTGGAACTCTATTCCTCCCCATAATCCTAAAAACTATTTATTTGCGTTTTTAGCTAGAATAACGCGGCATTTATCACTAGATTTTTGTAAATATAAAAATAGACAAAAAGAAAAGCTGTGTTAG
- a CDS encoding transketolase, giving the protein MDAKEIKNLEDKSKFIRGLIIKEIYKIGEGHAGGSLSAVEALVVLYYKVMNINPKDPDMIGRDRFIMSKGHAGPAVYAVLADKGYFDVSELDTLNKPGTNLPSHCDMNKTKGIDMTVGSLGQGISCAVGMAKASKIMKDNAYIYCMIGDGESQEGQVWEAAMAASQFKLNNLICFVDYNKIQLDDTVENIMNVAPLDKKWEAFGWKVISIDGHDVEKIYSSIIEAKDSKEKPTMIILNTIKGKGVKIIEEMGVANHSMKISEEIKNMALKELE; this is encoded by the coding sequence ATGGATGCAAAGGAAATAAAAAATTTAGAGGATAAAAGTAAATTTATACGTGGCCTTATTATTAAAGAGATATATAAAATAGGTGAAGGCCATGCAGGGGGAAGTCTTTCAGCAGTTGAAGCCTTAGTTGTTTTGTATTATAAAGTTATGAATATAAATCCTAAAGATCCTGATATGATTGGAAGAGATAGATTCATAATGTCTAAAGGTCATGCAGGTCCAGCAGTATATGCAGTTCTAGCAGATAAAGGATATTTTGATGTATCAGAATTGGATACATTAAATAAACCAGGAACAAATCTGCCAAGTCACTGTGATATGAATAAAACAAAAGGAATTGATATGACGGTGGGTTCTTTAGGACAAGGTATATCCTGTGCAGTTGGTATGGCAAAAGCTTCAAAAATAATGAAGGATAATGCATACATATACTGCATGATAGGGGACGGAGAAAGTCAAGAAGGCCAAGTTTGGGAAGCTGCAATGGCAGCGTCACAATTTAAGCTTAATAACCTAATATGCTTTGTAGATTATAATAAAATTCAGCTTGATGATACTGTTGAAAACATAATGAATGTGGCCCCTTTAGATAAAAAATGGGAAGCTTTTGGATGGAAAGTTATTAGTATAGATGGTCATGATGTTGAAAAAATTTATAGTTCAATTATTGAAGCTAAAGATTCAAAGGAAAAACCAACTATGATTATATTAAATACAATAAAGGGAAAAGGCGTAAAAATAATTGAAGAAATGGGAGTTGCTAACCATAGCATGAAGATTAGTGAGGAAATAAAAAATATGGCATTAAAAGAATTAGAATAG
- a CDS encoding transketolase family protein, which produces MEEMRKVLCEELEKLMEKDQRIIVIDADLAKPNGTLSLRSKFPERAFDVGIAEQNMAGMAAGMAAYGCVPFITSFTPFASRRICDQIAISICYAKKNVKIIGTAPGIAAQLNGGTHMSMEDIGVLRSIPDITIFEPVDIVQLKKSLPALIEYKGPVYIRLFRKVLPIVFNNDYEFDLFKGDYLKEGKDVTLFASGIMVSEALEAAKKLKEENIDAEVINIHTLKPIDSKIIIESAEKTGAVVTCENHNVIGGLKSAVSEVLIEKCPVPLKAVGVKDHFGEVGKLDYLKEKYHMTSKDIVEAAKEVLKLKHK; this is translated from the coding sequence ATGGAAGAAATGAGAAAAGTTTTATGTGAAGAATTAGAAAAACTAATGGAAAAGGACCAAAGAATAATAGTAATAGATGCAGATTTAGCTAAACCTAATGGAACATTAAGTTTAAGGTCAAAGTTTCCAGAAAGAGCTTTTGATGTTGGAATAGCAGAGCAAAATATGGCTGGAATGGCAGCTGGAATGGCGGCTTATGGATGCGTTCCATTTATAACTAGTTTTACTCCTTTTGCATCAAGAAGAATTTGCGATCAAATTGCTATATCTATATGTTATGCAAAAAAGAATGTTAAGATAATAGGTACAGCACCTGGAATTGCAGCTCAGTTAAATGGTGGTACACATATGAGTATGGAAGATATTGGAGTTCTAAGAAGTATACCTGATATTACTATATTTGAACCTGTAGATATAGTACAATTAAAAAAATCTCTTCCTGCATTAATAGAATATAAGGGCCCTGTTTATATTAGATTATTTAGAAAAGTTTTACCTATAGTGTTTAATAATGATTATGAATTTGATTTATTTAAGGGGGACTATTTGAAAGAAGGAAAAGATGTTACATTGTTTGCTTCTGGAATTATGGTTTCAGAAGCATTAGAAGCTGCAAAAAAACTTAAAGAAGAAAATATTGATGCAGAAGTTATTAATATTCATACCCTTAAGCCAATAGATAGTAAAATAATAATTGAATCTGCTGAAAAAACTGGAGCCGTTGTTACCTGTGAAAATCATAATGTAATTGGTGGGTTAAAAAGTGCTGTTTCTGAAGTATTAATAGAAAAATGTCCTGTGCCATTGAAAGCAGTAGGTGTTAAAGATCATTTTGGAGAAGTTGGAAAGTTAGATTATTTAAAAGAAAAGTATCATATGACATCAAAGGATATTGTAGAGGCTGCTAAAGAAGTACTAAAATTAAAACATAAGTAA
- a CDS encoding LytR/AlgR family response regulator transcription factor, giving the protein MIDIAICDDEREIVSRIKKYIEEYDKYKCSIHTYSSGEELLFERKRFQVIFLDIDMKGINGIETAENLRKYDKNVKIIYITNFTDYVNLAFQVHAFGYLNKPICKEDIYTQLDEAVSYLESKEDKNIVEFKSTDGVIRLAPKDICYFEYINRKVKIKTLDNIYMIKDKITNIAEYMKKYGFQMPHKSFTVNLFYVKSIKGYDIFMMDGTVIPLSQKNPRNVGESLMCI; this is encoded by the coding sequence ATGATTGATATTGCAATATGTGATGATGAAAGAGAAATTGTCAGTAGAATAAAAAAATATATTGAAGAATATGATAAATACAAATGCAGTATACACACTTATAGTTCTGGAGAAGAGCTTTTGTTTGAGAGAAAAAGATTTCAAGTTATTTTTTTAGACATTGATATGAAGGGGATAAATGGTATTGAAACTGCTGAAAACTTAAGAAAATATGATAAGAATGTAAAAATTATATATATAACTAATTTTACTGATTATGTTAATTTAGCTTTTCAGGTTCATGCATTTGGGTATTTAAATAAACCTATTTGTAAAGAAGACATATACACTCAGCTAGATGAGGCCGTGTCTTATTTAGAATCTAAGGAAGATAAAAATATCGTTGAATTTAAATCCACAGATGGAGTAATAAGATTAGCTCCAAAAGACATATGCTATTTTGAATATATAAATAGGAAAGTTAAAATTAAAACTTTAGATAATATTTATATGATAAAAGATAAAATAACTAATATAGCGGAATATATGAAAAAATATGGATTTCAAATGCCTCATAAGAGCTTTACTGTAAATTTGTTTTATGTTAAATCCATAAAGGGATATGACATTTTTATGATGGATGGAACTGTTATACCTTTGTCTCAAAAAAATCCCAGGAATGTAGGGGAGAGTTTAATGTGTATTTAG
- a CDS encoding PTS sugar transporter subunit IIB translates to MKILVCCGSGLGSSFMIEMNINKVLKELNVEAEVDHSDLSSAAGIKADLYVGTRDIASQLVSLGEVISLNSMIDLKELKDKMAEYFKNKGLL, encoded by the coding sequence ATGAAAATATTAGTATGTTGTGGAAGTGGACTTGGAAGTAGTTTTATGATTGAGATGAATATAAATAAAGTTTTAAAAGAGTTGAATGTTGAAGCTGAGGTTGATCATTCTGATTTATCTTCTGCAGCTGGAATTAAGGCAGACCTTTACGTTGGTACAAGAGATATAGCGTCTCAGCTTGTATCACTTGGGGAAGTTATTTCCTTGAACAGTATGATTGATTTAAAGGAACTTAAAGACAAGATGGCTGAATACTTTAAAAATAAAGGCTTGTTATAA
- a CDS encoding C-GCAxxG-C-C family (seleno)protein, whose translation MLKDIVKKYRDKEKYDLSCSETMVYAANEAYSLNLDEKTLKALAPFSGGMWTEDTCGAITGSLAVLGILFTDKRAHNSDQLKELVIEFQEKFEEKLKTKKCDRLKSMYRKEEEGCNDIIYVASEILDYIIVRELKH comes from the coding sequence ATGTTAAAGGATATAGTAAAAAAATACAGAGATAAAGAAAAATATGATTTAAGTTGTTCTGAAACTATGGTTTATGCAGCTAATGAAGCATATAGTTTAAATTTAGATGAAAAAACCTTAAAAGCACTAGCTCCATTTAGTGGGGGAATGTGGACAGAGGATACCTGTGGAGCTATTACTGGTTCTTTGGCTGTTTTGGGAATACTGTTTACTGACAAAAGAGCTCATAATAGTGACCAACTTAAAGAATTGGTAATAGAGTTTCAAGAAAAATTTGAAGAAAAACTTAAAACAAAGAAATGTGACAGATTAAAATCTATGTACAGAAAAGAGGAAGAGGGATGTAATGATATAATCTATGTTGCCTCAGAAATACTTGATTATATTATTGTAAGGGAACTAAAGCATTAG
- a CDS encoding sigma factor-like helix-turn-helix DNA-binding protein, producing the protein MEFSKELEDCLPAPDNQLPQFSDTKFGELISTFLRKIDDDKRNVFIRRYWFFDSIKMIAERFQMSDSKVKSMLFHTRKKLKKYLEKEGVVL; encoded by the coding sequence GTGGAATTTTCAAAAGAACTTGAAGACTGCCTGCCTGCGCCAGACAATCAATTACCTCAATTTAGTGATACAAAATTTGGAGAGTTAATCAGTACATTTCTTAGAAAAATTGATGATGATAAAAGGAATGTGTTTATAAGGCGATATTGGTTTTTCGATTCTATTAAAATGATTGCTGAAAGATTCCAAATGAGTGACAGTAAGGTAAAATCTATGCTTTTTCATACTAGAAAAAAGCTGAAAAAATATCTTGAAAAAGAAGGTGTTGTATTATGA
- a CDS encoding MFS transporter: protein MNYIKKLLEPYRGLPKEIYIIFISKIINAMGCFVGPLMTLILTQKVGLSKEVAGIYISIQGLLYMPTGLIGGKLADTIGRKKMILIFESLSCVLYIICGLMKPTVAMVYVLMAASAVMGFAGPAHDSIIADLTEPKNRNAAYALNYMGWNIGFAVGPIFGGILFENNLPWVFIGDALTAIISLILISLFVKETIHLTKENIVDEKREAEKIQEGSIFKVLWNRKILLYFAFLAFGYNFVYSQWGFMLPMQVSDIYGSFGAKYYGYLASFNGIVVMFMTPFITKILNDTENLTSIFYGGLFYAVGFGMLAFVSTMPIFMVAVFIFTLGEIVLSISIMPFIANHTPISHRGRMSGVLPLVMGLGYTFSPMIMGKALMYINIQKSWIIMGVIALISALFMKALKKLETV, encoded by the coding sequence ATGAACTATATAAAAAAATTATTAGAGCCATATAGGGGCCTTCCAAAGGAAATTTATATAATATTTATATCTAAAATCATAAATGCAATGGGGTGCTTTGTAGGGCCACTTATGACACTTATACTAACTCAAAAGGTAGGACTTTCAAAAGAAGTTGCTGGCATATATATAAGTATACAAGGACTTTTGTATATGCCTACAGGGTTAATTGGAGGAAAACTTGCAGATACTATTGGAAGAAAGAAAATGATATTGATATTTGAAAGTTTATCCTGTGTTTTATATATAATCTGTGGATTGATGAAACCTACAGTTGCTATGGTATATGTTCTTATGGCTGCCTCAGCTGTAATGGGCTTTGCAGGTCCTGCCCATGATTCTATAATTGCAGATTTAACTGAACCTAAAAACAGAAATGCGGCTTATGCCCTTAATTATATGGGATGGAATATAGGCTTTGCTGTAGGACCTATTTTTGGTGGAATATTATTTGAAAATAATCTACCATGGGTGTTTATAGGAGATGCACTTACAGCTATTATATCTCTAATCTTAATTTCATTATTTGTAAAAGAAACTATTCATTTAACTAAAGAAAATATAGTAGATGAAAAAAGAGAGGCTGAAAAGATACAAGAAGGTTCAATATTTAAAGTGCTATGGAATAGAAAAATACTTTTATATTTTGCATTTTTAGCCTTCGGATATAATTTTGTTTATTCCCAATGGGGATTTATGCTACCTATGCAGGTTTCAGATATCTATGGAAGTTTCGGAGCTAAATACTATGGATATTTAGCAAGTTTTAATGGAATAGTTGTTATGTTTATGACACCATTTATAACAAAAATACTAAATGATACTGAAAATTTGACAAGTATATTTTATGGAGGACTTTTCTATGCAGTTGGATTTGGAATGCTAGCTTTTGTAAGCACTATGCCAATTTTTATGGTAGCAGTTTTTATATTTACCTTAGGAGAAATAGTACTATCTATAAGTATTATGCCTTTTATAGCAAATCACACTCCTATTTCACACAGAGGCAGGATGAGCGGAGTACTTCCACTTGTAATGGGGCTTGGCTATACTTTTAGTCCTATGATAATGGGAAAGGCACTTATGTATATAAATATACAAAAGAGTTGGATTATAATGGGGGTTATTGCCCTTATATCGGCACTGTTTATGAAGGCACTAAAGAAGTTAGAAACAGTGTAA
- a CDS encoding PTS ascorbate transporter subunit IIC: protein MLKKSKSDILKGTIKTILGFLVLSGGASIAVGALNHFGTMFQQGFGIRGIVPHNEAIVALALKTYGTQTALIMAFGMIANILIARFTKLKYIFLTGHHTLYMACMIAAILVAGGMKGTPLIILGSVLLGLIMAIFPAMAQPVMRKITGTDDVAFGHFGTTGYLVAAGVGKLVGKGSKSTEEMNFPKGLSFLRDSSVAVSLTMGILYVIVAIACGPSYVESKLSDGQNYIIFSIIQAITFAGGVYIILSGVRLILAEIIPAFRGIAMTLVPNAKPAIDCPVVYPYAPNAVLIGFLSSFVGGIVGMVILIALKAPVILPGVVPHFFCGATAGVFGNATGGKRGAFLGAFVHGLLITFLPLLLLPVLGGLGYANTTFSDADFGIVGILVGNILKLFIH from the coding sequence TTGCTCAAAAAATCAAAATCAGATATTTTAAAAGGAACAATAAAAACAATACTTGGATTCTTAGTATTAAGTGGTGGTGCATCAATAGCAGTAGGTGCATTAAATCATTTTGGAACTATGTTTCAACAAGGTTTCGGCATTAGAGGTATAGTGCCACATAATGAAGCGATAGTTGCCTTAGCACTTAAAACTTATGGTACTCAAACAGCACTTATAATGGCATTTGGTATGATAGCGAATATACTAATAGCAAGATTTACAAAACTTAAATATATATTTTTAACAGGACACCATACTTTGTATATGGCATGCATGATAGCTGCTATATTAGTAGCTGGAGGAATGAAAGGAACACCACTTATAATTCTAGGTTCAGTATTACTAGGACTTATAATGGCAATTTTCCCAGCAATGGCTCAGCCTGTTATGAGAAAGATTACAGGTACTGATGATGTTGCCTTTGGTCATTTTGGAACTACAGGTTACTTAGTTGCAGCAGGTGTTGGTAAATTAGTTGGAAAAGGTTCTAAATCTACTGAAGAGATGAATTTTCCAAAAGGATTATCCTTTTTAAGGGATAGTTCAGTTGCAGTAAGTTTAACAATGGGTATACTTTATGTAATTGTTGCAATTGCATGTGGCCCAAGCTATGTAGAGTCAAAATTAAGCGATGGACAAAATTATATAATCTTCTCAATTATTCAAGCAATAACTTTTGCAGGTGGCGTATACATTATATTATCAGGCGTTAGATTGATACTTGCAGAAATAATACCAGCATTTAGAGGAATTGCTATGACATTAGTTCCTAATGCAAAACCTGCAATAGATTGTCCAGTAGTTTATCCATATGCACCAAATGCTGTTCTTATAGGATTTTTATCAAGTTTTGTTGGCGGAATAGTTGGTATGGTTATATTAATAGCATTGAAAGCTCCAGTTATATTACCAGGAGTTGTACCTCATTTCTTCTGTGGTGCTACTGCAGGTGTGTTTGGTAATGCAACAGGTGGTAAAAGAGGTGCATTTTTAGGAGCCTTTGTACATGGGTTACTTATAACTTTCTTGCCATTATTACTACTTCCTGTACTTGGAGGATTAGGATATGCAAACACTACATTTAGTGATGCTGACTTTGGTATAGTAGGTATTCTTGTTGGTAATATATTAAAACTATTTATTCATTAA
- a CDS encoding YdcF family protein, producing MFIKERRSFFVGFLLVVGFLETLFYLILSTGSVFLLIFLILAGILAIIVVGILLIKNGLTMKIKENSKIANKLSLFLGVYISSIIILVILTIVMSFYVNNNSNSAIMHIYRIFTGALLHILFLSLYFGFLFFVYIVYSFLYQKMIFKKSIDYIIVLGSGLIGERVPPLLQSRLDKGIEVFKSQIERGFQPKIIVSGGQGENELVSEAFAMKKYILSKGISYENIIMEDKSTTTYENLKFSKAIMEKFHKKYSCVFITNNYHVFRASIFARKVHLKAQGVGSKTAKYFLPSAIIREYIAILVLYKWIHVFVILLTMFSFITIYII from the coding sequence ATGTTTATAAAAGAAAGAAGAAGCTTTTTTGTTGGCTTTTTATTGGTGGTTGGTTTTTTAGAAACGCTTTTTTACTTAATTTTATCCACAGGATCTGTATTTTTACTAATATTTTTGATTTTAGCAGGTATTTTGGCAATTATTGTAGTTGGAATTTTGTTAATTAAAAATGGACTTACAATGAAGATTAAGGAGAACTCTAAAATAGCAAACAAACTTTCATTATTTTTAGGAGTGTATATTTCTTCCATAATTATACTTGTAATACTAACAATTGTTATGTCATTTTATGTGAATAACAATTCTAATTCAGCAATAATGCATATTTATAGGATATTTACAGGAGCACTTTTGCATATTTTATTTCTTTCTTTGTACTTTGGATTTTTGTTTTTTGTTTATATAGTTTATTCTTTTTTATACCAAAAGATGATTTTTAAAAAATCTATTGATTATATAATCGTGCTTGGATCAGGTCTTATAGGTGAGAGAGTACCTCCATTACTTCAAAGTCGTTTAGATAAGGGTATTGAAGTGTTTAAAAGTCAAATAGAAAGAGGATTTCAACCAAAGATAATTGTATCTGGAGGACAAGGAGAAAATGAACTTGTTTCAGAAGCTTTTGCTATGAAAAAATACATTTTGTCTAAAGGAATTTCATATGAAAATATTATAATGGAAGATAAATCAACTACTACATATGAAAATTTAAAATTTTCAAAAGCAATTATGGAGAAATTTCATAAGAAGTATTCTTGTGTTTTTATAACAAATAATTATCATGTATTTAGGGCATCTATATTTGCAAGAAAGGTTCATTTAAAGGCACAAGGGGTAGGAAGTAAAACTGCTAAATATTTTTTGCCAAGTGCAATAATACGAGAATATATAGCTATTTTGGTGCTTTATAAGTGGATTCATGTTTTTGTGATTTTACTTACAATGTTTAGTTTTATAACAATATATATTATTTAA
- a CDS encoding YhfC family intramembrane metalloprotease, translating into MENSALIMFLTINIIICFSIPFGYIAYLIIGKKKMLKPFFIGALVFLVSQVFLRIPILKYILPKIDNYNIITAAYPIINCIILGLTAGIFEEIGRFLGFKFFLKKNRTWFSGLSFGIGHGGIEAIIIVGIPSLQNLIALVFLNAGNNYSEIFKVVTGFSILLGGVERIFTVIIHIALTLMILYGINQNKKAYLLLAIVVHGIIDSGGAIMMTAGFNVYFCEAWVAVCSVLLLIYSIKIRSNFKGDVINEKIF; encoded by the coding sequence ATGGAAAATTCAGCTCTAATAATGTTTTTAACAATAAATATTATAATATGTTTTAGTATACCTTTTGGTTACATTGCTTATTTAATAATAGGTAAAAAGAAAATGTTAAAACCATTTTTTATAGGGGCTTTGGTGTTTTTAGTGTCTCAGGTGTTTTTAAGAATACCAATTTTAAAATATATATTGCCTAAAATAGATAATTACAATATTATTACAGCTGCTTATCCTATAATTAACTGTATTATTTTAGGACTAACTGCAGGGATATTTGAAGAAATAGGTAGATTTTTAGGATTTAAATTTTTCCTTAAGAAAAATAGAACCTGGTTTAGTGGTTTGTCCTTTGGAATAGGTCATGGTGGAATTGAGGCAATTATTATAGTAGGGATTCCAAGTTTACAAAATCTTATAGCATTGGTTTTTTTAAATGCTGGGAATAATTATTCAGAGATTTTTAAAGTAGTTACTGGATTTTCAATTTTATTAGGTGGAGTTGAAAGAATATTTACAGTTATAATCCATATAGCATTAACTCTTATGATATTATATGGAATAAATCAAAATAAGAAGGCATATTTATTGTTAGCTATAGTAGTTCATGGAATTATAGACAGTGGAGGTGCTATTATGATGACTGCTGGCTTTAATGTGTATTTTTGTGAAGCATGGGTTGCAGTTTGCTCAGTTTTATTGCTAATTTACTCAATTAAAATAAGAAGTAATTTTAAAGGGGATGTAATAAATGAAAAGATTTTCTAA
- a CDS encoding lysostaphin resistance A-like protein: MLDFQFWLMITNAVLFICFIFKLKKSNIKINTFINDFRDKINYMEILKLIIVNIVLSLGFILCLCFIIHSINPQRVDKLLNEDSAGDINSVYLFVVNFIGGTLLAPFVEEFIVRGVILNRLKIRWKVKTSILVSSFLFGIMHTDIAFLGAFVFGIFMSIIYLKTRNILINIFAHALNNFIISITQIYFLFDTSSSSINNFNYNIMGSAGLILLLIAGIFAMKYINKNKNSAINFMTALTIYRIHVLKFNSKN; encoded by the coding sequence GTGCTTGATTTTCAATTTTGGCTTATGATAACTAATGCTGTATTATTTATATGTTTTATATTTAAATTAAAGAAAAGCAATATAAAAATAAATACTTTTATAAATGATTTTAGAGATAAAATTAACTATATGGAAATTCTAAAATTAATTATTGTAAATATTGTTTTAAGTTTAGGTTTCATATTATGTTTGTGTTTTATAATACATAGTATTAATCCTCAAAGGGTTGATAAATTGTTAAATGAAGATAGTGCAGGTGACATTAATTCAGTATATTTATTTGTAGTTAATTTCATAGGCGGTACATTGTTAGCACCATTTGTTGAAGAATTTATTGTAAGAGGAGTAATATTAAATAGACTTAAAATAAGATGGAAAGTTAAAACTTCAATACTAGTTTCATCATTCTTATTTGGAATAATGCATACTGATATTGCCTTTTTAGGCGCATTTGTTTTTGGAATATTTATGTCAATAATTTATTTAAAAACTAGAAATATATTAATAAATATTTTTGCACATGCTTTAAATAATTTTATAATTTCAATTACACAAATATATTTTTTGTTTGATACATCATCATCCAGTATTAACAATTTTAATTATAATATCATGGGTTCTGCTGGATTAATATTGCTTTTAATAGCAGGTATATTTGCAATGAAATATATTAATAAGAACAAAAATTCTGCTATTAATTTTATGACAGCATTAACTATCTATAGAATACATGTGTTAAAATTTAATAGTAAAAATTAA
- a CDS encoding ATP-binding protein, which produces MTSGDYSTRIKFKADNEFAEIRDAFNFMASKIQTSEIERKQIEKYKNQFLLDISHDLKTPVTSIQGYSKALYDEVVDDEGKKKRYYKIIYDKSKRVTKLIDNVHELTKIDNEGYVFNKKNQDICEFLREILADFYKEIEDKSFDLEVEIPEYEIIYDFDKLEMNRAIANIISNGIKYNENNTKMKIQLKEDKNKIYILIGDNGIGIHEELKKQIFEPFTRGDLSRCTTGGTGLGLSISKKIIEKHKGKLVLTSNLKYKTIFKIVLNINKVIY; this is translated from the coding sequence ATGACCTCTGGAGACTATAGCACGAGAATTAAATTCAAAGCTGACAATGAATTTGCAGAAATTAGAGATGCATTTAATTTTATGGCTTCAAAGATACAGACATCAGAAATTGAGCGAAAACAAATTGAAAAATATAAAAATCAGTTTCTTTTAGATATATCTCATGATTTAAAAACTCCTGTAACGTCTATACAAGGATATTCTAAGGCACTGTATGATGAAGTTGTAGATGATGAAGGGAAGAAGAAAAGATATTATAAAATAATTTATGATAAGTCAAAAAGAGTTACAAAATTAATAGATAATGTTCATGAACTTACTAAAATAGATAATGAAGGCTATGTTTTTAATAAGAAAAATCAAGATATATGTGAATTTTTAAGAGAAATATTAGCTGATTTTTACAAGGAAATTGAAGATAAATCTTTTGATTTAGAAGTTGAAATACCAGAATATGAAATTATCTATGATTTTGATAAATTAGAAATGAATCGTGCTATAGCTAATATTATTTCTAATGGAATTAAGTATAATGAAAATAATACAAAGATGAAAATTCAGTTAAAGGAAGACAAAAATAAGATATATATTTTAATTGGGGATAATGGAATAGGAATTCATGAAGAATTAAAAAAGCAGATATTTGAGCCCTTTACAAGAGGAGATTTATCAAGATGCACTACTGGTGGAACAGGACTTGGACTTTCAATTTCTAAAAAAATAATAGAAAAACATAAGGGAAAATTAGTATTAACATCGAATCTTAAATACAAAACTATATTTAAAATAGTATTAAATATAAATAAAGTAATTTATTAA
- a CDS encoding lysostaphin resistance A-like protein, with the protein MSIIILSFIGSVVIAPITEELIFRGVLLRRLYSKYGINKSIIYSSLIFFIMHLRPNPILLFLGISLGILTYKYKSLIPSITLHMLNNIIVFISDANRLSANGANNDLNINLGFLIIGGAVFLIYIFYIYKNFRNIKHSLLNIKMTGENLHG; encoded by the coding sequence ATGTCAATTATAATTTTAAGCTTTATAGGAAGTGTTGTAATTGCACCAATAACAGAAGAATTAATATTTAGAGGGGTATTATTAAGAAGGTTATATAGTAAATACGGTATAAATAAATCAATTATATATTCATCTCTGATATTTTTCATAATGCATTTGAGGCCTAATCCTATATTGTTATTTTTAGGAATAAGCTTAGGTATATTGACTTATAAATATAAATCATTAATTCCTTCTATTACATTACATATGCTTAACAATATAATTGTTTTTATTAGTGATGCAAATAGATTATCAGCTAATGGTGCAAATAATGATTTAAATATTAATTTAGGTTTTTTAATAATTGGAGGAGCAGTATTTTTAATTTATATATTTTATATTTATAAGAATTTTCGTAACATTAAACATTCATTACTAAATATTAAAATGACAGGGGAAAATTTACATGGATAA